A single Oryza brachyantha chromosome 8, ObraRS2, whole genome shotgun sequence DNA region contains:
- the LOC107304708 gene encoding uncharacterized protein LOC107304708, whose amino-acid sequence MVATSLMEEEEQEHGTLLRRVLQRAARATRAVVRISSASPSSPAPASSSPGCSSHRLSRTPSLLDCMDDGDGDSGESSFFYSAASSPAAAEVVRSPRRAVQPSPVAGAGDDIDRRAAEFIERFRRNESLLDLRYCAALSPLSPVGPPMSPDTYFKLSRLQQHGGAAAAAGGGSPAAYGRKSSLRPRPGSGMSIKWPTATAGRPTVRV is encoded by the coding sequence ATGGTCGCCACAAGCttgatggaggaggaggagcaggagcatGGCACGCTCCTACGCCGTGTGCTGCagagggcggcgagggcgaccaGAGCCGTGGTTCGCATCAGTAGTGCGtctccttcttctccggcACCGGCGTCGTCATCGCCCGGCTGCAGCAGTCACCGGCTGTCCCGGACGCCGAGCCTGCTGGACTGcatggacgacggcgacggcgacagcgggGAGTCGAGCTTCTTCTACAgcgcggcctcctcgccggcggcggccgaggtagTCCGCTCCCCGAGGCGCGCGGTGCAGCCGTCGccggtggccggcgccggcgacgacatcGACAGGCGCGCGGCGGAGTTCATCGAGAGGTTCCGGCGCAACGAGTCGCTGCTGGACCTGCGGTACTGCGCGGCGCTGTCGCCGCTGAGCCCGGTCGGCCCGCCCATGTCGCCGGACACGTACTTCAAGCTCTCCAGGCTgcagcagcacggcggcgcggcggcggcggctggtggcggctcgccggcggcgtacgGGAGGAAGAGCTCGCTGAGGCCCCGGCCAGGTAGTGGCATGTCCATCAAGTGGCCGACGGCCACGGCCGGAAGGCCTACTGTCCGGGTGTGA